CACCGCATCCCTTGTGCGCCGTCTGCTTTCGGACGACTACGCCGACAAGGTCATCGTCTGTACGATCCAGAAGCTTGGCCTTGCTCTGGACGAAAACAGCAAGCGCAACAAGCAGCAGAAGAAGGACGGAAAGAAGAGCTTCAAGGAGCAGCTCGAACCCCTTCGCGACAAGCGCATTGCCTTGATCTTCGACGAATGCCACCGGTCACAGTTCGGCGAAAACCACAAGGCCATCAAGGAGTTCTTCCCGCGCGCCCAGCTTTTCGGTTTCACAGGAACGCCCATCTTCGATCAGAACGCCGCCCAGCAGAAGATCGAAGACACGCAAGCCAGCATGAAGACGACGGAAGACCTCTTCCAGCAGCGTCTCCATACCTACACGATCACGCATGCCATCGAGGACGGCAACGTCCTTCGGTTCCACGTCGACTATTACAAGCCGCAGGGCAAGACCGTGCCCAAGCCGGGCGAACCGCTGGCCAAGCGGGCGGTAATCGAGGCGATCCTCGCCAAGCATGACGCGGCTACCGGGCAGCGCCGGTTTAACGCCCTGCTCGCCACGTCGTCGATCAATGACGCCATCGAATATCATTCCCTTTTCAAGACCATGCAGGCCGAGAAATTAGCCGCCGATCCCAGCTTTCGGCCGCTGAACGTCGCCTGCGTCTTCTCACCGCCGGCTGACGGCGATCCCGACGTCAAGCAGATTCAGGAAGACCTGCCACAGGAGAAGGAAGACAACACGGTCGAGCCGGAAAAAAAGAAGGAAGCCTTGAAGGCTATCCTCGCCGACTACAACGCCCATTACGGCACCAATCACAAGATCGGCGAGTTCGATCTCTATTATCAGGACGTACAAAAGCGCATCAAAGACCAGCAATGGCCCGAAGCCGACCTCAGGAAGGCGTACCCCAATCAGCCGCACCACAAGATCGATATCACGATTGTCGTCGACATGCTGCTGACTGGCTTTGACTCAAAGTTCCTGAATACCCTCTACGTCGACAAGAACCTAAAGCATCACGGCCTGATTCAGGCCTTCTCACGCACGAACCGCGTGCTGAACGCCACCAAGCCCTATGGCAACATCCTCGACTTCCGCCAACAGCAGGGCGCAGTTGATGCCGCCATCGCTCTCTTCTCGGGCGAGGCCGCTGCCGAAAAGGCCCGCGAAATCTGGCTGGTCGACAAGGCTCCGGTTGTCATCGAGAAACTGGAAACTGCCGTCCAGAAGCTCGACGCCTTCATGAAGTCACAGGGCCTCGATTGCGCTCCTGAAGCGGTGCCAAACCTCAAGGGTGACGCAGCCCGCGCGGCCTTCATCGAACATTTCAAGGAGGTCCAGCGGCTCAAGACTCAGTTGGACCAGTACACTGACCTGACGGACGAGAACCGGACCACCATCGAGCAGGTTCTGCCTCGCGACAACCTGCTTGGCTTCCGCGGGGCCTATCTGGAAACCGCCCAACGCCTTCGGGCGCAGCAGGGCAAGGGCCAAGATCAGGACGACGGCAAGCCCAGCCAGGACGCCGACCAGCTGGATTTCGAGTTCGTTCTCTTCGCCTCGGCCGTTATCGATTATGATTACATCATGGGCCTGATCGCCCGCTATTCGGAAAGCGCGCCTGGCAAGCAGAAGATGAGCCGCGCAGAGCTGATTGGCCTGATCCAGTCCGATGCCAAGTTCATGGATGAGCGCGAGGATATCGCCGCCTACATCAACACCCTGAAGGCTGGCGAGGGCTTGAGCGAACGGGCCATCCGCGATGGCTATAGCCGCTTCAAGACGGAGAAGAATGCGGCGGAACTGGCGGGCATCGCTGGCAAGCACGGCCTGGCGTCCGAGGAGCTGCAAGGCTTTGTCGACACCATCCTGCAACGCATGATCTTCGACGGCGAGGCGCTGACCGATCTGATGCAGCCCCTCGGGCTGAACTGGAAGACGCGGCGGGTGAAGGAACTGGACCTGATGGCCGATCTGTTGCCGTTACTGCTGAAGCGGGCCGGTGGGCGCGAAATTTCGGGGCTAAGCGCTTATGAGCAGTAAGGTGAAATCATCTGCCGACAAAGGCGAAAGGACTGCTTTGGTGCCCAAGCTGCGGTTTCCGGAGTTTCAGGAAGCTGCCGCCTGGGAAACAGCGCCTGGCGACGAGCTATTCCAGCAAGTCAACAACCGCGAAGCGCCACCAGGCCTTCCGATCCTTGCCATCACGCAAGAACATGGTGCAATCCCGAGACATATGATCGATTATCATGTTTCGGTGACCGACAAGAGTCTTGAGACTTACAAGGAAGTGCGCCCCGGAGATTTCATTATCAGTCTACGCTCCTTTCAGGGCGGCATCGAATTTTCTGAGTATCATGGCATCTGTAGCCCAGCCTATGTGATACTTCGCAAGCGTGGGCGATTGTCAGACACGTTCTACCGGCAGCATTTCAAGTCACATGACTTCATTCAACAGCTGACTCGAAACCTCGAAGGTCTGCGCGACGGGAAGATGATCAGCTACAAGCAGTTTTCCGAACTGCAACTGCTGAAACCCACCCTACTCGAACAACAAAAGATCGCCGACTGCCTGGACTCGGCGGACGCTCTAATTGCCGCGCAGGAGCGGAAGGTGGAGGCGCTGCGGGCCCACAAGAAGGGCCTGATGCTGCAGCTTTTTCCCCAGGAAGGTGAAACCCAACCCAGCCTCCGCTTCCCCGAGTTTGAAGGGGCGGGGGAGTGGCAAGAACATAAACTGGGAGACATTTGCGAGCTATATCAGCCGGTCACCTTGTCTTCCTCCGAACTGACAATGACTGGCGAGCACCTTGTTTATGGAGCGAATGGCGTCATTGGAACCCACAACGAATACAATCATGCCGACAGCGAAGTCGCAGTTACCTGCCGTGGCGCAACATGTGGCGAGGTCACAAGAACGCAGCCCATGTCTTGGATCACCGGGAATGCGATGGTTGTTCGCCCGAGATCAGCCAGGTTGGAGAAGGACTTCCTCTTCCAGTACTTCAAGAACCACGGCCTCAAGTCAGTCATCAGCGGTTCAGCCCAGCCACAGATAACGCGGGCCGGCTTCGCCCCGTTGCCAGTCTCTTTCCCAGCCCCGGCAGAGCAAGAGCGCATCGCCGACTGCCTCAGCTCCCTCGATGACCTCATCGCCGCCGAAAGCCGAAAGATCGACGCCTTCAAGACCCACAAGAGGGGGCTGATGCAGCAGCTTTTCCCTTTGGTAGTCGAGAATGACGCATGAGCGGCATCCGTACTTATCAGAGCCTGGCCAAGCTTGTGAGCCGACTGCGGGACGATCTGAACGACACCGATCTCGTGCTGCTTTACGCCTATAACCGCACTGGGAAGACACGCCTGTCGATGGAGTTCAAGGACGCGGGAAAGCGCAAGACAAGGAAGAACCCCAAAGGGACGCCCGACACGCTCTATTTCAACGCCTTCACCGAGGATCTGTTCGTCTGGGAAAACGACCTTGAAGGCGACAGCATCCGCCGCCTGCAACTAAATGAGAAATCGTCATTCTTCAATGCGATGACCGAACTCGCATTGGATGAAACGATTGCACGGTATCTCTTCCGATATGCCGACTTCGAATTCGATTTCACTTACAAGGAAGTTCAGCAAGAGAAGGGGACCATATCAAAGCCGGACTTTGTGAGTTTCCGAAAGGGTGACGAGACAAACATCAAGGTATCGCGCGGCGAGCAGAACATCTTCATCTGGTGCGTGTTCATGGCGATCTGCGAGCGCATGCTGGATGGGCATCAATCGTATCAGGGTAAGAAATACCTCTATATCGACGACCCGATCTCGTCTTTGGATGACAACAACGCGATCTCTGTCGCCTGCGACCTCGCCAAGCTTCTTCGCCGGGCGGCCACGCGGAAAGATGGCAATAGCGCGCCTGCACCGATCAGGGTGATCTTCTCTTCTCACCATGCGCTGTTCTTCAACGTGATGTGCAACGAAATCAGCAGGCGGCTCGAGGGCGAGCCAAAGATCACCCACAAACGGTATTTCTTGCACCGCCCGGGCGGCGACGGTGCCTACACGCTTCAAGCCACCGACGACACGCCCTTCTTCCATCACGTCGCTACCTTAGTCGAGTTGCAGCGTGCCGCTGATCCCGCGAAGGGCAAGCTCTACACCTTCCATTTCAATGCCTTGCGCAGCGTCATGGAGAAGACGGCCTCTTTCTTCGGGCATCCGAGCATCGCGTTCTGCCTGAAGGCGCTCGATAAAGAGGAGGATCGGGCGCTGTTCAACCGCGCCCTAAATCTGCTCAGCCATGGCGCATATGCAATCCACGAACCCACTGAGATGGGCGAGGACAACAAGGAGCTTTTCCGCCGCATCCTGCGCGAATTCATCGCGAGTTTTGATTTCGCCTTGCCAGGAGTCATCGCCACCCAACCCGCACCCGCCCCAGAGGAGGCCCCCGCACAATGAACGACCAAACTCAAAAACAGCTGGGCAAGACGCTCTGGAACATCGCCGATACGCTGCGTGGCGCGATGAACGCGGACGATTTCCGCGATTACATGCTGTCGTTCCTCTTCCTGCGCTACCTCTCTGACAATTACGAGCTGGCCGCGAAGAAGGAGCTCGGGCGCGACTACCCCGATCCTAACGTGATCGGCAATGGCGGACGCTCGCCCCTATCGGTTTGGTACGCGGAGAACCCTGATGACGTGGTGGCTTTTGAAAAGCAGATGCGCCTCAAGGCGCATTACGTCATCAAACCGGAGCACCTCTGGACCAGCATCGCCCATATGGCGCGCACACAGAATGGGGAACTGCTGAACACCCTGCAGGCGGGCTTCAAATACATCGAGAACGAGTCCTTCCAGAGCACGTTCGGCGGCCTGTTTTCGGAGATCAATCTCGGCTCTGACAAGCTCGGCCGGTCATACGCTGAACGTAACGCTAAGCTCTGCACCATCATTACCGAGATCGCCAAGGGTCTCGCCGACTTCTCGTCCGACGTGGACGCGCTGGGTGACGCCTATGAATATCTCATCGGCCAATTCGCTGCCGGTTCCGGCAAGAAGGCAGGCGAATTTTATACTCCGCAACAGGTGTCAGATATCCTGTCCGCGATCGTGACGCTCGACAGCCAAGAGCCCGCGACCGGCAAGAAGGATCGCCTCGCCAGCGTGCTCGACTTCGCGTGCGGCTCCGGTTCGCTGCTGCTGAATGTGCGTAAGCGCATGGGACCGCACGGCATCGGCAAAATCTACGGGCAGGAAAAGAACATCACCACCTACAACCTCGCCCGCATGAACATGCTGTTGCACGGCGTGAAGGATACTGAGTTTGAAATCTACCACGGCGACACGTTGACCAATGACTGGGACATTTTGCGCGAGTTGAATCCCGCCAAGAAGCCCGCTTTTGATGCCATCGTGGCTAACCCGCCTTTCAGCTTGCGCTGGGAACCGACCGAGGCGATGGGCGACGATGTGCGGTTCAAGAACTACGGGCTGGCGCCTAAGTCGGCCGCGGACTTTGCCTTCCTTCTGCACGGTTTCCATTACCTGAAGGACGAGGGCGTGATGGCCATCATCCTTCCTCACGGCGTGCTGTTCAGAGGTGGGGCAGAAGAGCGCATTCGCACGAAGCTGCTTAAGGACGGCCACATCGACACCGTCATCGGTCTGCCTGCGAACCTGTTCTATTCGACGGGTATCCCGGTTTGCGTCCTCGTGCTGAAGAAGTGCAAGAAGCCGGATGATGTGCTGTTCATCAACGCGGCGGAGCATTTTGCTAAAGGCAAGCGCCAGAACCAACTCACTGATGACCACATCGCCAAGATTATCGACACATACAAGTTCCGTAAGGAAGAGGACCGGTACTCCAAGCGCGTAAGCATGGAGCGCATCGCTGAGGAAGGCTTCAACCTGAACATATCGCGCTACATCAGCACGGCCGTGGGTGAAGACGAGATTGATCTATCGGCAACGCAGGGCGAACTCGTTCAGATCGACAAGCAAATCCAGGACGCAACTTCGAGGCACAACGCCTTCTTGAAGGAACTTGGGCTCCTTCCGTTGCCGTGCTAGCAGTGAGAATCCGCTAGGCCGTGCGTCCTCCTGGGAGGTGTCTGTAGAGCGTCGCAGGCGAGACCTTGAGGCGCTTCGCTGCTTCCTCGACCGTGATTGAGGCATCGGCCAGGAGCGCGCGGGCCGCCCGCAGATCCTCTTCTTTGAGCTTAGATGGCCGTCCGCCCTTCCTACCGCGTGCCCTTGCGGCATCGAGCCCCGCGCGGGTCCGTTCCCGGATGATTGATCGCTCGAACTCCGCGAGCGCCCCGAAGATGTGAAACACCAACCGGCCTCCGGCCGTGGTGGTGTCTATGGCTTCCGTTAGCGACCGGAATCCAATCCCCTTCGCCTCTAGCCCCTCAACCGTCTCGATAAGCTGCTTCATAGACCGGGCCAGCCGGTCGAGCTTCCAGACTACCAGGCTATCGCCTGGCCGGATGAAGGACAGCACGGCCGAGAGCTCGGGCCGGTCCCGTTGTGCCCCTGAGGCCTTCTCGACAAAGACCCGCTCGCAGCCCGCCGCCCTTAGTGCGTCGAGCTGAAGGTCTGGGTTCTGGTCCTGTGTCGAGACGCGGGCATATCCGACGAGCATGTTTCCTCTCAAAACTCATGGCCATCATGCCTTATGAGAGAGTTAGTTTCAAGAGAGCGTTTTGATAGCCGTCAGGCACGGATTGAGGGGTGCAACGCAGCCCGCCGAGGGTCTCTATCAAATACGGTCGTTTTTGAGGGTATGCCCCATGGGAACGAAGATGCCTTCCCATCGCTCCCTTTGGCGGTTTCCTGCCCAGACACCGCATCCGCCCTCTTCTGTGGGGTCCTGACCGCGCCCGCCGTCGCGTCAACGCCCTGCCCGCTCCTTCGTCTCGGCTGCGCCGCGCCTCCCGTGTTGGGCGTGTGACCCGCCGTCATTGGTCACGGTCCCTTGGCCCCCATGAGGCCGGACACGGTGTCCGGTCTGAACCAAGACCAAGGAGAACGACCATGACAGACATCATCATCCCCCCGAATACAGCCCGCATCCGCGAGCTCAACGACGCCTTCCGGAGCACCTTCATAGGCGGTCGGGTCTTCATCACCGAAGGCATCCGCGCCCGAGGCCAGGCCTTCGAGAGCGCATGCGTCGAAGCCGTCCAAACCTTCAGCGACTTCACCGAGGACAATGACCCCTACCACGAGCACAATTTCGGCCGCGTGGTGATTGAAGGCACCAATGTCTTCTGGAAGATCGACTACTACGCACGGGACCTCGCCCACGGCTCCGAAAACCCGGCTGATGGTTTCCACACGACCCGCGTCATGACCATCATGCTTGCGTCGGAATACTGACTTGTCGCCCGCCGCGCGCAGCGCGGCGGGCCTTCCGCTTCTTTCCTGGACGCGGGGCCTCCGGCTTCCCATTCTGCCAGCCGGAGGCCCTGCCCATGACCGACGACGACCGGAAGCGCCCCGGCGCGAAGGAGATCCTCTTCAAGGATAACGCCGGGCGCGAGCTCAAGCCGCGCCATGTGGCGCGTCGTGACCACGCACCCCGCGGCGCGACGGGCATCCTCATCGCGGGCGAGGATGGCGCGCCACCACGCGCCGCCGATGTGCCCCGCGCGCCGCGACCCGGTCGAGGGCCAGGCAGTGGCCCGGATCGGAACCAAGGTCCCGTAGGGCCGGTCCCGCCACGCCCGGGCCGCGGGGTCGAGACCCGCGACCGCTCCCCCGACGAGCGCCCTCCGGAGCGTCCCGGCCGCGCGCCAGCGCGCGACCTCGATCGCACAGCCGAGCCCCGGCCAGGCCAACCCCTCGACCGCGAGCGGAGCCCAGAAGAAAGGCTTCCCCCACGGCCAGGCTACGGCCGCGCCGAAGAGCGCGACCTTGCCCGCGAGCGTGAGCGCGAGAGGGGTCGGGATATGCCCCGCCCCCTCCCGCCCTGACCGCTAGAGAAGCGACCTGGCGAACGGCGCGAAGTCGCGGTCGTTGTAGTAGGTAATCTTGTCCGCGACCGCGGGGTTCCAGTTCTCGACCAATAGGAGCTGCCGATGTCGGGGCAGCGTCATCAACTCATCGGGGTAAATCAGGCTCCGTTGCGCCTCGCTTTGCGTCCGCGTGACCGTGTCACGGCCGCCAATCGTCGAGGCAATCGCCATGCTCAGGCTGTAGAGTGTCGTGACCCCGCAGAGCTTCGAGAAATACTCGGCCGTCATCTGGTCGCGCGAGCCGAGATATTGCAGGACCCCGGCATTGGCGACGAAGGTTTGCCAGCCCTTGCCGTAGATTTTTTCGAGCTGCGACAGGTCCTGGACGATGCCCCACATCTGCATCCCGAAGCCCGCCATCAGACCATAGGCCGTCTCGACCGAGGCCAGATGGCCGAGGGCAGGCATTTCATCGAGGAAGAACAAAATCGGATGCTTGGGCTTCTTCTCGATGTTCCGCGCGTTCACCGTGATCGCGCATTGAATGATGATACGGAGCCAGCGCCCGAAGGTTTGCAGGCGATCCGCCGGAAGGACGAGATAAACCGTTGTTGGCCGCTCTTTGAGCTTGGCGAAATCGAGGCCCCGCGCCGTTGTTTTCACATTCCATTGAATGGCTGGGCTTTCGAGGAAATTCGTGTGCGAGCGTAGGGTCGAGACAATATTCGAGAAAAGCTTGTCATCCATCGACAAGCCGCGGCTCCCCGCATTCCGAACGGCCGCATTGTCCGAGGCCGTCATTCGCTTGAACATGGAATCCAGGTCGCTACGCTCTAGCGAGATTATCTCTCGCACCCGGCCAAGATGCTTGTCCCCGGCCTGTTCTTCGGGGTCCGTGGCGAGATAGAGAAAAATCCCGTGGAGCAGGCTTGCGGCTTCGTTGTTCCAGAAGGGGTCCTTCTCATCTTGCGAGCGCATCACGATTGAATCGGCCATGAGAAGAGCATTCTCCGAGAGGTTCGGGTCCTTCGCGTCGAGCCAGTCGAGCGGATTGAAGGCCGAGGCGAACTTCATCTCATCGAGCAGAAACCAAGGGTCGAGGATGTGGACATCCTGCCCCATGGCGCTCCGGCGGATGGCCGTGAGCCGGGCATTCTCCCCCTTGGGGTCCACGACAATGCACGAGCCCGGATAGGTCAGAAGGTTCGGGATTATCGACCCGACGCCCTTGCCTGCCCGTGTCGGCGCGACCGTCAGAAGGTGCCGGTCGCCCGCGTAGCGCAGGAGCTGCGGCGTCGGCAGCGGCTTGCCGCGCTTAGGGGCTTCGCGCTGATACCGCCCGAGGATAAGCCCACCCTCACCGAACAGCCCGGCCTTCTCCAAATGCGCCGCATCGGCCCATGTAGCAGAGCCGTAGGTTGTCGGCCGCCGGAACCTGGCCGGGAAGAACCTGGACGCGGCCCAGAGGAGGCCGACGATAAAGGCGACGCCGGACGTGACGCTCGTGAGCGTTTCACTGATGCCGGGAATCAGCAGGACATACAGGACGGCAAGGGCAAGGATGCCGTAGGCAATGTACCGATACACGCGGAGAAGGTGCAGGAGGAAGACGAGCAGGAAGCCCGCTGCCAGCCACAAGGCCGGGTAGAAGACCCCGTAGAGGACCTGGAGGAACTGCGCGTCGATATAGTCCGAGCGGCTGATAAACGGCGGACGCTCCGGCGTGGCCAGGAGGTAAATCGGCAGCACGCCAGCCGCGAACACGACGAAGGCGGCGACCGGCCTTTCCCACCACGGGAGCCTTTCTTCCGAGCCCGGCTCTTCTTTCCGCTGTGGCTGTGCCCCCTTCTGCGACGGTCCCCCTGTGGCCATGAGCTCTATCCCCCTAGCGGCGCTGACGGAATGTTAACTTAACAGCAAGGAGCATCTGGCATAGTAGGGAGGGAGGGCGCACTTTTGGGTTGCTTCGCAACCCGTGCGCCCACGCTCATCGGGGACAGGCCCCCTCGCCGCTAGGGCTTGCCCCCAACCGCCGCCCGCTAGCTCTCCCCAACCGGGGAGGCGCAGGCAGCGGGCGACCGCCTCAGGCGGTCGCAGTCAGGCCGGAGACGAGGCATCGAGCCCCGCCGTCCGGCCGTGGGGGAGCCGTCCCCCACACCCGCGGCGAGCGTATGGGCGTCGCTCGACCACGCCTTCATAACCGCCCGCGCTCGATGGCGCGGTCGGCTTGTCCGAGAGGACTGACATGACCGATAGCGATGGCCATCGCCCGTGCATGTCCCCTCCCGGACCAACGCAATCTGTCACCGTGCGATATCCACGTTGCGATTGCGGTCAGCAGCGCATGCGCTGCGAACCGTAGTCGGAGGCGCACAGGTGGCGATTTACTCGCTGAATGTCGGGAGTATCGGGCGCTCGACCCATGCGGCAGGAACCGCAGGGGCGCATGTCCGCTACATCTCCCGACCCGCAGCCGCCTCCGAAGTCTTCGCGCATGCGATGCCCAGCCAGCCGAACGCCGCCCGGTCCTGGATGGACCGCGCCGAGGAGGGCGACCGGAAGAACGCCCGTGTCCTCGACCGTATCCGGCTGGCCATCCCCCGCGAGCTAACACGCGAGCAACGCCAGGAGCTTGTGCGCGTGTTCTGCGAAGACGTGACAGGCAATCGTGTGCCCTGGCTTGCCGCCATCCACCAGGACGGCGAGGACACCCACAATCCCCACGCGCATATTGTCGTGCGGGACCGCGACCTCGAGACCGGCAAGCGGGTCCTCAAATGGTCCGACAGCCCGCGCGACCGGAAGGCCGCCGGGCTTCCCGAGAATGCCGTCGAGCACATCCGGGAAAGGTGGGAGGCCCGCGCGAACGAGGCCCTCGCACGGGCCGGGCACGACATCCGGATTGATCGCCGGTCCCTGGAGGCCCAGGGCATCGACCGGGTTCCGACCATCCACATCGGCCCGAATGCGGCACACATCGAGACGACCGTTCAGCGGCCGGAATCGAAGACCGTCATCGAGAAGCGCGGCGGCCGGGAGCGCGTCATCGACTATCCGAAGATCGACGCCGGGCGCACCCGCCAGGAGCGCCACGCCGAGATTGTGGACCTCAACCTAGAGCGCGACGCCCGGTCCCCGGACTTCGCCACCCGCGCCCGTGCCCAGTTGCGGCGGGAGGAGATCCTCAAGGACCGGAACCTTGAGCGCCAGCTCATCACCGAGGCGCGCCGCCTGACGATAGACGAGCGCCGCGCGCGCGAAGGCTTCCGGGCGCAGGAGCAGCGCGCCCAGGAGGAAGCCCGCGCCCGCAGGGCCGAGGTGGATAGCCGGTTGAAAGCCACCTACGCCGAGAAGAAGGCCACGCTCCTTGCGGCCCAGGCCGCGGAGCGTTCCGGCCTGAAAGCCGACCAGGCCCGCCTGTCACAGCGCGTCTTGCGGGTCCTCGACCTCACCGGCGGCACACGCCGCCGCCATGAGGAAGCCCGCCGCGCCATGGTGAAGGCACAGGCAGAGGCCCGCCGGACCTTGGTGGCCAGGACGCGCGCCGAGCGCGCCGTCCTGCAGGCGCAGATCGCGGCCGACCTCGACGGCCGCCTTCGCGCCTTGGCGACCGAGCGACAAGCCGTCGAGGCCACCCTTGCGGGCACCCGCACAGCCGCCGAGCGGATGGCCGACCAGCGGCGGCAGCTTCGCGCCGCCGAACGTGCCCAGGCGGAAATCCGCCTTGAGGCGCAGCTCCGCGAAGCGGAGCGCCTCAAGCGCGGCCCCGAGGACAGTCCGAAGGGGCCACAGCCCGCGCGCCAGGTGGTGGGACAATCGCATATCCCGCCCACCCCAGAGCCACGCCCACAACCCCAGACGCCGCCACCAGGTGGCGACGCTCTCCGGGCCGTGGCGGCTAAGACGTTCACGCCAGCCCCCTCCCCTGCCCCGGCCCGGCCGCGCGAGGCAGCGCCCACACCTGTCCAGCCGCAGCGGGTTCCCTTCCCCTCCGTGCCACCACGGCCGTCCCCGGCCGCGTTGCGCGAGGCTCCCCCTGCGCCGCCACGTCCTGGACGTACGAGCGACCCGACCGGCACGGCTGCGCCTGCCAGCTCGCCCAGGCCTACGCCGACGCCTGCGCCGACCCAATCAGCGCCCAGCCTGCCCCCGCGTCCTGGACGCCAGCCCGAGGCCCCGCGCGCGCCTGACAATCTCCCACCACGGCCCGGCCGAGGCGAGAACCGCGAGACGCCGCGCGAAGCGCCACGTCCCCGGCCGCGCACGCCCGACGACGACCGCACGCCCGGCCGGTAGGTCTAAAATCGACCCTACGCCGATACGCGCATAGGTGCTAAGGTGTATACACCTATGATTCGTGCGGGTGCTGGTATGAAGGTTCTCTCAGTGATTTCCCAAAAAGGCGGGGTCGGAAAAACGACCCTCGCCACGGCGCTTGCGGTCGAAGCCGCGAACGCCGGGAAGAAGGTTGTCATCTTCGACCTCGACCCGCAGGCGAGCGCCACCTTCTGGAAGGAGACCCGAACAGACAACCTGGTCGCCCTCGCCTCCTTCCATTCTACCCTTCTCGCCTCTCGCCTCGCCGCCATGCGCGAGGCCGGGTGTGATCTCGTCATCATCGACACCCCGCCCTTCTCGAAGGACATCGCCTTCGAGGCCGCACAGTATGCCGACTTCGTGCTTCTCCCGACGCGCCCGGCCGTCCTAGACGTGATGGCCATCACCCGCACCCTCGACCTGGTGAAGCACTACAAGCACCCCTTCGCCGTGCTGCTCACCTTCTGCCCGCCGCAGGGCCGCGAAATCGAGGACTCCATCAAGGTCATCGAGAAGCTCGACGCCGAGATTTGTCCTGTCCGCATCGGCAATCGCATCGCCTACAGCCGCGCGCAGCAGAGCGGACAGGCGGCCCAAGAGCTTGATCCGGACGGTAAAGCCGCCGAGGAAATCAAACACCTATTCGCGTATGTGTGTATGCACCTATACGCCGATGAACGTAAACGGAGCGAGAAGCATGACCGGAAACGCGCTGCAAGCGGTACTCGATAAAGCCGCCAAGGAGGCCCGTGAGCCGGAAAGCACGGCCCCTGCCACCCCTGCCCGCGCCTCCCGCGCGGCGCAGCCGAAGGCGGCCGCGCCCACGCGCCGCCTGCCGGTCAGCAATGGCGCGCCCACACCTGCGCCCGCCGAAAAGTTCTATCGGCCGTCGCGCGACAACCGGAAATTCGTGGGCGGGCACTTCCCCCCGAGCGTCGGCAAGCAGCTCCGGCTTATCGCCGTCGAGGATGACACGACCGTTCAGGCCCTCCTTGAGGAGGCCCTCAACCTTCTCTTCGTGAAGAAGGGCAGGGCGAAGATAGAGGACCTCTCGAAGTGAGGCCTCGCGCGCATATGTGCTTGCGCCTATGTGTGCATAAGTGCATGGGTGTATGCACATGAGCGCGCGGCCGAACCTCGACCAGCAAATCGACCTGTTCCTCCCGTATATCTCGGACCTACCGCTCCGGGACCAACGGGAGACCATGGA
This Sediminicoccus rosea DNA region includes the following protein-coding sequences:
- a CDS encoding restriction endonuclease subunit S, whose protein sequence is MSSKVKSSADKGERTALVPKLRFPEFQEAAAWETAPGDELFQQVNNREAPPGLPILAITQEHGAIPRHMIDYHVSVTDKSLETYKEVRPGDFIISLRSFQGGIEFSEYHGICSPAYVILRKRGRLSDTFYRQHFKSHDFIQQLTRNLEGLRDGKMISYKQFSELQLLKPTLLEQQKIADCLDSADALIAAQERKVEALRAHKKGLMLQLFPQEGETQPSLRFPEFEGAGEWQEHKLGDICELYQPVTLSSSELTMTGEHLVYGANGVIGTHNEYNHADSEVAVTCRGATCGEVTRTQPMSWITGNAMVVRPRSARLEKDFLFQYFKNHGLKSVISGSAQPQITRAGFAPLPVSFPAPAEQERIADCLSSLDDLIAAESRKIDAFKTHKRGLMQQLFPLVVENDA
- a CDS encoding AAA family ATPase, producing MSGIRTYQSLAKLVSRLRDDLNDTDLVLLYAYNRTGKTRLSMEFKDAGKRKTRKNPKGTPDTLYFNAFTEDLFVWENDLEGDSIRRLQLNEKSSFFNAMTELALDETIARYLFRYADFEFDFTYKEVQQEKGTISKPDFVSFRKGDETNIKVSRGEQNIFIWCVFMAICERMLDGHQSYQGKKYLYIDDPISSLDDNNAISVACDLAKLLRRAATRKDGNSAPAPIRVIFSSHHALFFNVMCNEISRRLEGEPKITHKRYFLHRPGGDGAYTLQATDDTPFFHHVATLVELQRAADPAKGKLYTFHFNALRSVMEKTASFFGHPSIAFCLKALDKEEDRALFNRALNLLSHGAYAIHEPTEMGEDNKELFRRILREFIASFDFALPGVIATQPAPAPEEAPAQ
- a CDS encoding type I restriction-modification system subunit M → MNDQTQKQLGKTLWNIADTLRGAMNADDFRDYMLSFLFLRYLSDNYELAAKKELGRDYPDPNVIGNGGRSPLSVWYAENPDDVVAFEKQMRLKAHYVIKPEHLWTSIAHMARTQNGELLNTLQAGFKYIENESFQSTFGGLFSEINLGSDKLGRSYAERNAKLCTIITEIAKGLADFSSDVDALGDAYEYLIGQFAAGSGKKAGEFYTPQQVSDILSAIVTLDSQEPATGKKDRLASVLDFACGSGSLLLNVRKRMGPHGIGKIYGQEKNITTYNLARMNMLLHGVKDTEFEIYHGDTLTNDWDILRELNPAKKPAFDAIVANPPFSLRWEPTEAMGDDVRFKNYGLAPKSAADFAFLLHGFHYLKDEGVMAIILPHGVLFRGGAEERIRTKLLKDGHIDTVIGLPANLFYSTGIPVCVLVLKKCKKPDDVLFINAAEHFAKGKRQNQLTDDHIAKIIDTYKFRKEEDRYSKRVSMERIAEEGFNLNISRYISTAVGEDEIDLSATQGELVQIDKQIQDATSRHNAFLKELGLLPLPC
- a CDS encoding recombinase family protein; protein product: MLVGYARVSTQDQNPDLQLDALRAAGCERVFVEKASGAQRDRPELSAVLSFIRPGDSLVVWKLDRLARSMKQLIETVEGLEAKGIGFRSLTEAIDTTTAGGRLVFHIFGALAEFERSIIRERTRAGLDAARARGRKGGRPSKLKEEDLRAARALLADASITVEEAAKRLKVSPATLYRHLPGGRTA
- a CDS encoding DUF3768 domain-containing protein, translated to MTDIIIPPNTARIRELNDAFRSTFIGGRVFITEGIRARGQAFESACVEAVQTFSDFTEDNDPYHEHNFGRVVIEGTNVFWKIDYYARDLAHGSENPADGFHTTRVMTIMLASEY
- a CDS encoding type IV secretory system conjugative DNA transfer family protein; the encoded protein is MATGGPSQKGAQPQRKEEPGSEERLPWWERPVAAFVVFAAGVLPIYLLATPERPPFISRSDYIDAQFLQVLYGVFYPALWLAAGFLLVFLLHLLRVYRYIAYGILALAVLYVLLIPGISETLTSVTSGVAFIVGLLWAASRFFPARFRRPTTYGSATWADAAHLEKAGLFGEGGLILGRYQREAPKRGKPLPTPQLLRYAGDRHLLTVAPTRAGKGVGSIIPNLLTYPGSCIVVDPKGENARLTAIRRSAMGQDVHILDPWFLLDEMKFASAFNPLDWLDAKDPNLSENALLMADSIVMRSQDEKDPFWNNEAASLLHGIFLYLATDPEEQAGDKHLGRVREIISLERSDLDSMFKRMTASDNAAVRNAGSRGLSMDDKLFSNIVSTLRSHTNFLESPAIQWNVKTTARGLDFAKLKERPTTVYLVLPADRLQTFGRWLRIIIQCAITVNARNIEKKPKHPILFFLDEMPALGHLASVETAYGLMAGFGMQMWGIVQDLSQLEKIYGKGWQTFVANAGVLQYLGSRDQMTAEYFSKLCGVTTLYSLSMAIASTIGGRDTVTRTQSEAQRSLIYPDELMTLPRHRQLLLVENWNPAVADKITYYNDRDFAPFARSLL